Proteins found in one Pieris napi chromosome 11, ilPieNapi1.2, whole genome shotgun sequence genomic segment:
- the LOC125053747 gene encoding peptidyl-prolyl cis-trans isomerase G-like isoform X2 — translation MSFYKFNHKGRGVSQHPWERIIKDHYRNKIKHIHNSVHNSKYPKTEKKTPLIDRVKFTIIGDMVTKEFNYCINIAKGLFKYRPAVFEPPVIRGVTTVEWPHVLSDIKRQYGTMAYCLDNSVAIILNDKFLGGEKEFREIINAKYYYHIILDYYKEGVDQFVKYIRASGRPCAYMHISIDSEHSGTMIFMLYADVVPNTCVNFLRLCQTKRGGYAGTPVHRIVKDGWIQCGGFGLKSTDLECENFIIPHDRRGVLCMANDGRHVDCSTQFFVLLQPAAWMASKYVAFGQLIEGESVLQKLETIPTWYESPMSEILIHKAGILNMECEHIPINKGTNEYIQGHIEDLIALGDTLIEEVLAKTFLEIQFREVAGVAVEGEGEEAVGEEKRNIRATERFIRKKEEIDKQLKSQSLVDPRRPSAAESETIDENNEFDVELYEYESEESSYKHISLVGTVSLVVKPEKPFYIPLTDVLDPEEIESTYDLKKFLKGDYCLESDLEDKLPKKIIAQELSFISDIFKFGEDSEESSVESLESEDEREIRRYLKFNVDRVSFAGDVIKGIARGVGKCNLFEGTRKSELITDEELRRFRKVRIAASAVAAQTGSRPMRRPTGFVRPSPLKMSDSDIEVRRQSVLTRLYENVTLDDDDDGPTLKEYRPAGGSQHKNVMLTYSSPNSRIKSDENAREKYLRHSLTAEKESFEEILNLQHGKKFVARKISSDYVKTIDQVEQNTVETSIRSVEFSKSRPSMSVSQYQAKNQEYKKKIKSVSQLKEKLCSKESGMRSSGLRLPGDTPLYSETTVA, via the exons atgtcgttttataaatttaatcacaAAGGAAGAGGAGTCTCCCAGCATCCATGGGAACGTATCATCAAAGACCACTAccgaaacaaaataaaacatattcatAATTCAGTACACAACTCGAAGTACCCAAAGACTGAGAAAAAAACCCCGCTAATTGATAGAGTGAAATTTACGATTATAGGCGATATGGTGACAAAGGAATTCAATTACTGCATCAATATAGCTAAAGGGTTATTTAAGTATCGACCCGCGGTTTTTGAACCGCCTGTAATAAGAG GAGTGACAACAGTAGAATGGCCGCATGTTTTGAGTGATATAAAGAGACAATACGGTACAATGGCGTATTGCTTGGATAATTCTGTGGCTATAATTCTAAACGATAAATTTCTCGGTGGCGAAAAGGAATTCAGAGAAATAATTAatgctaaatattattatcatattatattgGATTATTATAAGGAAGGTGTCGATCAATTCGTCAAATACATCCGAGCCTCTGGG AGACCCTGCGCATATATGCATATTTCAATCGACTCGGAACACAGTGGCACGATGATATTCATG CTTTACGCAGACGTAGTACCCAATACTTGTGTAAATTTTCTCCGATTATGTCAAACCAAGAGGGGTGGCTATGCTGGGACACCCGTACATAGAATAGTCAAAGATGGTTGGATACAATGCGGTGGTTTTGGTCTGAAAAGTACAGATTTAGAATGCGAGAACTTTATCATCCCTCATGACAGGCGGGGGGTGTTATGCATGGCTAACGACGGAAG acATGTGGATTGCTCAACTCAGTTTTTTGTCTTGCTACAACCAGCTGCGTGGATGGCGTCGAAATACGTTGCTTTTGGTCAACTAATTGAAGGCGAATCAGTTTTACAAAAACTTGAGACAATTCCTACTTGGTACGAATCTCCAATGTCAGAAATTTTGATTCACAAAGCTGGTATACTAAACATGGAGTGTGAGCATATACCGATAAATAAAGGAACTAATGAGTACATACAAGGACACATAGAAGACTTGATTGCATTAGGAGATACATTGATTGAA GAAGTTCTagcaaaaacatttttggaGATCCAATTTAGAGAAGTAGCTGGCGTAGCAGTAGAAGGCGAGGGTGAGGAAGCAGTAGGCgaagaaaaaagaaacattcGGGCAACGGAACG GTTTATCCGTAAGAAAGAAGAAATAGACAAGCAATTAAAGAGTCAATCTCTTGTTGACCCTCGGAGACCGTCAGCGGCCGAAAGCGAAACAATAGATGAAAATAACGAATTTGATGTAGAACTTTACGAATATGAGTCGGAAGAAAGCTCGTATAAGCACATTTCTCTCGTTGGCACTGTGAGTCTGGTCGTTAAACCGGAAAAACCATTTTATATACCACTAACCGATGTACTCGATCCGGAAGAGATTGAATCTACTTATGATTTGAAGAA GTTTTTAAAAGGTGATTATTGTCTGGAAAGTGATCTGGAAGACAAACtgccaaaaaaaataattgcgcAAGAGCTATCATTCATatcagatatttttaaatttggagaGGATTCAGAGGAAAGCTCAG TCGAGTCATTAGAATCTGAAGACGAGCGTGAAATAAGAAGATACCTTAA GTTTAATGTGGATCGTGTCAGCTTCGCTGGTGACGTCATTAAGGGAATCGCTCGAGGTGTTGGAAAGTGTAATCTGTTTGAAGGAACAAGAAA atcgGAATTAATAACGGATGAAGAATTGAGAAGGTTTAG GAAAGTGCGCATAGCGGCGTCAGCGGTGGCTGCTCAAACTGGATCTAGGCCAATGCGTAGACCGACAGGCTTCGTGAGGCCGTCTCCTTTGAAAATGTCCGACTCCGACATAGAAGTCCGTAGACAATCCGTGTTGACCCGTTTGTACGAGAACGTGACTTTGGACGATGACGACGACGGTCCCACGCTAAAGGAATACAG GCCCGCCGGGGGATCGCAACACAAAAACGTGATGTTGACCTACAGCTCGCCAAATTCCCGTATAAAAAGCGACGAAAACGCAAGAGAGAAATATCTCAGGCATTCGTTAACGGCGGAAAAAGAATCATTTGAGGAGATACTCAATCTGCAGCACGGCAAAAAGTTCGTAGCTCGTAAGATATCATCCGATTACGTCAAAACTATTGACCAAGTGGAACAAAATACGGTCGAAACGTCTATAAGGAGCGTCGAGTTCTCTAAAAGCCGCCCTTCCATGTCCGTGTCCCAGTATCAAGCGAAGAACCAAGAGTACaagaagaaaattaaaagCGTGTCCCAACTGAAGGAAAAACTATGTTCTAAAGAGAGTG GAATGAGGTCATCCGGGTTACGTCTTCCCGGCGACACGCCGCTCTATTCAGAGACAACCGTCGCTTGA
- the LOC125053747 gene encoding peptidyl-prolyl cis-trans isomerase G-like isoform X1 translates to MSFYKFNHKGRGVSQHPWERIIKDHYRNKIKHIHNSVHNSKYPKTEKKTPLIDRVKFTIIGDMVTKEFNYCINIAKGLFKYRPAVFEPPVIRGVTTVEWPHVLSDIKRQYGTMAYCLDNSVAIILNDKFLGGEKEFREIINAKYYYHIILDYYKEGVDQFVKYIRASGRPCAYMHISIDSEHSGTMIFMLYADVVPNTCVNFLRLCQTKRGGYAGTPVHRIVKDGWIQCGGFGLKSTDLECENFIIPHDRRGVLCMANDGRHVDCSTQFFVLLQPAAWMASKYVAFGQLIEGESVLQKLETIPTWYESPMSEILIHKAGILNMECEHIPINKGTNEYIQGHIEDLIALGDTLIEEVLAKTFLEIQFREVAGVAVEGEGEEAVGEEKRNIRATERFIRKKEEIDKQLKSQSLVDPRRPSAAESETIDENNEFDVELYEYESEESSYKHISLVGTVSLVVKPEKPFYIPLTDVLDPEEIESTYDLKKFLKGDYCLESDLEDKLPKKIIAQELSFISDIFKFGEDSEESSVESLESEDEREIRRYLKFNVDRVSFAGDVIKGIARGVGKCNLFEGTRKSELITDEELRRFRIASVDRKSRDMGEKKVSISVPWAVREPSKIKRRQTGFVRMEDLEKIHIIQRLSSHEFDDDDGSPAGSRKVRIAASAVAAQTGSRPMRRPTGFVRPSPLKMSDSDIEVRRQSVLTRLYENVTLDDDDDGPTLKEYRPAGGSQHKNVMLTYSSPNSRIKSDENAREKYLRHSLTAEKESFEEILNLQHGKKFVARKISSDYVKTIDQVEQNTVETSIRSVEFSKSRPSMSVSQYQAKNQEYKKKIKSVSQLKEKLCSKESGMRSSGLRLPGDTPLYSETTVA, encoded by the exons atgtcgttttataaatttaatcacaAAGGAAGAGGAGTCTCCCAGCATCCATGGGAACGTATCATCAAAGACCACTAccgaaacaaaataaaacatattcatAATTCAGTACACAACTCGAAGTACCCAAAGACTGAGAAAAAAACCCCGCTAATTGATAGAGTGAAATTTACGATTATAGGCGATATGGTGACAAAGGAATTCAATTACTGCATCAATATAGCTAAAGGGTTATTTAAGTATCGACCCGCGGTTTTTGAACCGCCTGTAATAAGAG GAGTGACAACAGTAGAATGGCCGCATGTTTTGAGTGATATAAAGAGACAATACGGTACAATGGCGTATTGCTTGGATAATTCTGTGGCTATAATTCTAAACGATAAATTTCTCGGTGGCGAAAAGGAATTCAGAGAAATAATTAatgctaaatattattatcatattatattgGATTATTATAAGGAAGGTGTCGATCAATTCGTCAAATACATCCGAGCCTCTGGG AGACCCTGCGCATATATGCATATTTCAATCGACTCGGAACACAGTGGCACGATGATATTCATG CTTTACGCAGACGTAGTACCCAATACTTGTGTAAATTTTCTCCGATTATGTCAAACCAAGAGGGGTGGCTATGCTGGGACACCCGTACATAGAATAGTCAAAGATGGTTGGATACAATGCGGTGGTTTTGGTCTGAAAAGTACAGATTTAGAATGCGAGAACTTTATCATCCCTCATGACAGGCGGGGGGTGTTATGCATGGCTAACGACGGAAG acATGTGGATTGCTCAACTCAGTTTTTTGTCTTGCTACAACCAGCTGCGTGGATGGCGTCGAAATACGTTGCTTTTGGTCAACTAATTGAAGGCGAATCAGTTTTACAAAAACTTGAGACAATTCCTACTTGGTACGAATCTCCAATGTCAGAAATTTTGATTCACAAAGCTGGTATACTAAACATGGAGTGTGAGCATATACCGATAAATAAAGGAACTAATGAGTACATACAAGGACACATAGAAGACTTGATTGCATTAGGAGATACATTGATTGAA GAAGTTCTagcaaaaacatttttggaGATCCAATTTAGAGAAGTAGCTGGCGTAGCAGTAGAAGGCGAGGGTGAGGAAGCAGTAGGCgaagaaaaaagaaacattcGGGCAACGGAACG GTTTATCCGTAAGAAAGAAGAAATAGACAAGCAATTAAAGAGTCAATCTCTTGTTGACCCTCGGAGACCGTCAGCGGCCGAAAGCGAAACAATAGATGAAAATAACGAATTTGATGTAGAACTTTACGAATATGAGTCGGAAGAAAGCTCGTATAAGCACATTTCTCTCGTTGGCACTGTGAGTCTGGTCGTTAAACCGGAAAAACCATTTTATATACCACTAACCGATGTACTCGATCCGGAAGAGATTGAATCTACTTATGATTTGAAGAA GTTTTTAAAAGGTGATTATTGTCTGGAAAGTGATCTGGAAGACAAACtgccaaaaaaaataattgcgcAAGAGCTATCATTCATatcagatatttttaaatttggagaGGATTCAGAGGAAAGCTCAG TCGAGTCATTAGAATCTGAAGACGAGCGTGAAATAAGAAGATACCTTAA GTTTAATGTGGATCGTGTCAGCTTCGCTGGTGACGTCATTAAGGGAATCGCTCGAGGTGTTGGAAAGTGTAATCTGTTTGAAGGAACAAGAAA atcgGAATTAATAACGGATGAAGAATTGAGAAGGTTTAG aaTAGCTTCTGTTGATCGAAAATCGAGAGACATGGGCGAAAA aaAAGTCTCAATAAGCGTCCCGTGGGCCGTCCGAGAGCCCAGCAAAATTAAAAGACGACAAACGGGATTTGTTCGTATGGAGGACTTAGAAAAGATTCATATCATACAAAGGCTCAGTTCGCACGAATTCGACGATGACGATGGTTCACCTGCTGGCAGTCG GAAAGTGCGCATAGCGGCGTCAGCGGTGGCTGCTCAAACTGGATCTAGGCCAATGCGTAGACCGACAGGCTTCGTGAGGCCGTCTCCTTTGAAAATGTCCGACTCCGACATAGAAGTCCGTAGACAATCCGTGTTGACCCGTTTGTACGAGAACGTGACTTTGGACGATGACGACGACGGTCCCACGCTAAAGGAATACAG GCCCGCCGGGGGATCGCAACACAAAAACGTGATGTTGACCTACAGCTCGCCAAATTCCCGTATAAAAAGCGACGAAAACGCAAGAGAGAAATATCTCAGGCATTCGTTAACGGCGGAAAAAGAATCATTTGAGGAGATACTCAATCTGCAGCACGGCAAAAAGTTCGTAGCTCGTAAGATATCATCCGATTACGTCAAAACTATTGACCAAGTGGAACAAAATACGGTCGAAACGTCTATAAGGAGCGTCGAGTTCTCTAAAAGCCGCCCTTCCATGTCCGTGTCCCAGTATCAAGCGAAGAACCAAGAGTACaagaagaaaattaaaagCGTGTCCCAACTGAAGGAAAAACTATGTTCTAAAGAGAGTG GAATGAGGTCATCCGGGTTACGTCTTCCCGGCGACACGCCGCTCTATTCAGAGACAACCGTCGCTTGA